A window from Raphanus sativus cultivar WK10039 unplaced genomic scaffold, ASM80110v3 Scaffold1050, whole genome shotgun sequence encodes these proteins:
- the LOC108845994 gene encoding uncharacterized protein LOC108845994, with protein MALILMQVFFTVIGASGNIWSVINTAPSIFLFALVQIGTHLAVILGVGKLLNIELRLLLLASNANVGGPTTAAGMATAKGWNSLIVPGILAGIFGIAIATFIGIAFGVKVLKFM; from the exons ATGGCTCTAATTCTGATGCAG GTGTTCTTCACTGTGATAGGTGCTAGTGGAAACATATGGAGTGTGATCAACACGGCGCCGAGCATATTCTTGTTTGCTTTGGTCCAAATTGGGACACACCTTGCTGTGATATTGGGTGTAGGGAAGCTGCTCAACATTGAGCTAAGGTTGCTGCTTTTGGCATCAAATGCTAATGTTGGAGGACCTACTACTGCAGCTGGAATGGCCACGGCAAAGGGATGGAACTCGTTGATCGTTCCCGGGATTTTGGCTGGAATATTTGGGATTGCCATTGCAACCTTCATAGGGATTGCATTTGGAGTGAAAGTCCTCAAGTTCATGTGA